From the genome of Penaeus monodon isolate SGIC_2016 chromosome 16, NSTDA_Pmon_1, whole genome shotgun sequence, one region includes:
- the LOC119582622 gene encoding galectin-3-like, with protein MNTNVPYQNCPTAAPVVTQRVTVVRPNSSFDCSGMIYTITKVIAVIILSGFGGGLLIVGISLYSADDIFQTSSIIMIVFGVGLITIAIVICAKGKDCCGNNPGRVIQSNNASTQVVTQPIPVTVQYPGTTGYVAVTSQTYSPGVAVQAAAPATFPTPAGGFSANYAYTPADGKGHLPAHPASTAGAYPPGAYPSGQNQGDAYPPGQHPPGLYSPGVYPPGASPAGAYQPGAPPAGPYQPGAPPAGPYHPSNTSAPPAVPNLTAPEYQPPPPFAPSEKPPPYSY; from the exons TCCCGTATCAAAACTGCCCCACGGCGGCTCCCGTTGTCACCCAGCGCGTGACGGTCGTGCGACCCAACAGCTCATTCGACTGCAGCGGCATGATCTACACAATCACGAAG GTGATCGCCGTCATTATCCTGTCTGGCTTCGGTGGTGGCCTGCTTATTGTAGGAATCTCACTTTATTCCGCCGACGATATCTTCCAGACGAGTTCCATCATCATGATCGTGTTTGGAG TTGGCCTGATTACCATTGCTATCGTCATCTGCGCCAAGGGGAAGGACTGCTGTGGCAACAACCCTGGTCGCGTCATCCAGAGCAACAACGCATCGACGCAGGTGGTGACTCAGCCGATCCCGGTCACAGTCCAGTACCCCGGGACAACGGGTTATGTGGCGGTTACATCGCAGACCTACTCCCCCGGGGTGGCCGTTCAGGCAGCGGCGCCCGCGACTTTCCCTACTCCTGCCGGTGGTTTCTCCGCCAACTATGCTTACACGCCCGCAGATGGTAAAGGTCATTTGCCCGCGCACCCTGCCTCCACAGCTGGGGCATACCCGCCTGGTGCATACCCATCTGGTCAAAATCAAGGTGATGCTTACCCACCCGGTCAACATCCCCCTGGTTTATACTCACCTGGTGTATACCCACCCGGTGCTTCTCCAGCCGGTGCGTACCAACCGGGTGCTCCACCAGCTGGTCCATACCAACCTGGCGCACCCCCAGCTGGTCCATACCACCCCTCGAATACCTCAGCTCCCCCGGCAGTTCCCAATCTTACTGCCCCAGAATATCAGCCTCCGCCTCCGTTTGCTCCGTCAGAGAAGCCTCCTCCTTACTCATACTAA